A single window of Archangium gephyra DNA harbors:
- a CDS encoding glycosyltransferase family 4 protein, translating into MGQEDRRRIFVDFTLVDYRTRVTGIPRVAYAYLEEGYALGDAYGVEVVPVYVQDGELVDARPFLVGSNLRRFRRQPGLRSLHQLLRSWLYFVLHVLRLGAVSCVVPFFRLASLLLSFEFFDLWKNMLHKVFRAGYFSLKRRINGFLGKRLEFQPGEVLFMPAYWHDTQPGLYMRLRRRGLVLCPLVHDILPITHPEFYESPWREQFERWVFEVLSQSDHIYYISEFTRDSVAAVNASRFHRQLPGGTVLHHGRDFARSERVPSQVESPAVRAVREGPPYFLMVGSIEPKKNHLKVLAEFESLWRRGVQAQLVIVGSGGWKNEEIHEALRANPHLHGSLLWLEGVEDGDLALLYRDAAGLLQASEAEGFGLPLIEALSLGTPVLANDIPVFRELVASHATFFDIHREGDLGAKVERLVHAGRQPVADFSWPTWSERARVLFEDLVARSRVAAPEPRRERTAPEAARA; encoded by the coding sequence ATGGGGCAGGAAGACAGACGCCGGATCTTCGTCGACTTCACGCTGGTGGATTACCGGACCCGGGTGACGGGCATCCCGCGAGTCGCCTATGCGTACCTCGAAGAGGGCTACGCGCTCGGTGATGCGTATGGGGTCGAGGTCGTCCCCGTGTACGTCCAGGACGGCGAGCTCGTCGATGCCCGTCCCTTCCTCGTCGGGAGCAACCTCCGGCGCTTCCGCCGTCAGCCGGGACTCCGGAGCCTGCATCAGCTCCTCCGGTCGTGGCTCTACTTCGTGCTGCACGTGCTGCGGCTCGGCGCCGTGTCGTGCGTGGTGCCCTTCTTCCGGCTCGCCAGCCTGCTGCTCTCGTTCGAGTTCTTCGACCTCTGGAAGAACATGCTGCACAAGGTCTTTCGCGCCGGCTACTTCTCCCTCAAGCGGCGCATCAATGGCTTCCTTGGCAAGCGCCTGGAGTTCCAGCCGGGGGAGGTCCTCTTCATGCCGGCGTACTGGCATGACACCCAGCCGGGCCTCTACATGCGGCTGCGGCGCAGGGGGCTCGTCCTCTGCCCGCTGGTGCATGACATCCTGCCCATCACCCACCCGGAGTTCTACGAGTCCCCCTGGCGGGAGCAGTTCGAGCGCTGGGTGTTCGAGGTGCTGAGCCAGAGCGATCACATCTATTACATCTCGGAGTTCACCCGGGACTCCGTGGCCGCGGTCAACGCGAGCCGTTTCCACCGGCAGCTCCCTGGAGGCACGGTGCTGCACCACGGCCGCGACTTCGCGAGGAGCGAGCGGGTCCCCTCGCAGGTGGAGTCACCGGCGGTCAGGGCCGTGCGCGAGGGGCCGCCGTACTTCCTGATGGTCGGATCCATCGAGCCCAAGAAGAACCACCTGAAGGTGCTCGCGGAGTTCGAGTCGCTCTGGCGCCGCGGAGTCCAGGCGCAGCTCGTCATCGTGGGCAGCGGCGGGTGGAAGAACGAGGAGATCCACGAGGCGCTGAGAGCCAACCCTCACCTGCACGGCTCGCTGCTCTGGCTGGAAGGCGTGGAGGATGGAGACCTGGCGCTGCTGTACCGGGACGCCGCGGGGCTGCTCCAGGCCTCGGAGGCCGAGGGCTTCGGCCTGCCGCTCATCGAGGCGCTGTCGCTGGGGACGCCGGTGCTCGCCAACGACATCCCCGTCTTCCGCGAGCTGGTGGCGTCACACGCGACGTTCTTCGACATCCACCGCGAAGGGGACCTGGGCGCGAAGGTGGAGCGGCTCGTTCACGCGGGCCGCCAGCCGGTGGCGGACTTCTCCTGGCCCACCTGGAGTGAGCGGGCGCGCGTGCTGTTCGAGGACCTGGTGGCGCGCTCGCGGGTGGCGGCCCCGGAGCCCAGGCGGGAGCGCACCGCTCCCGAGGCGGCCCGCGCATGA
- a CDS encoding N-6 DNA methylase gives MTTTRDSVARLWSLCDVLRDDGTSYQHYVTELAQLLFLKMAKEAGQEEALPKGLRWDDLKARSGAAQYGFYQQLLLALGRAPHRRVSAIYANARTALRQPKHLEQLVDGIDALDWFSAREDGLGNLYEGLLEKNATDIKSGAGQYFTPRALINTMVALVQPRPGERIQDPAAGTGGFLVAAHEHIKARTRDLRDLGEKEATWQREQAYTGVELVPETQRLALMNCLLHGLEGPRGGEGAIQLGDSLSGLGASLPRAHVILTNPPFGTKKGGGRPTREDLTHSTSNKQLVFLQHIYRGLAPGGRAAVVLPDNVLFEDGVGQKVRTELMDLCDLHTLLRLPTGIFYAQGVKTNVLFFTRGEQDTGNTKAVWVYDLRANMPNFGKRTPFSSETLKPFVAAYGTDPHGKSPREDEGESGRFREFTREELSKRHDNLDIAWLKDHGQHDPEALPDPEALSAEIEAELQSALREIQALTRLLTEAPVEDDEEAA, from the coding sequence ATGACCACCACGCGCGACAGCGTCGCCAGGCTCTGGTCCCTCTGCGACGTCCTCCGGGACGACGGCACCTCGTACCAGCACTACGTCACCGAGCTCGCCCAGCTCCTCTTCCTCAAGATGGCCAAGGAGGCCGGCCAGGAGGAGGCCCTCCCCAAGGGCCTGCGCTGGGATGACCTGAAGGCCCGGAGCGGTGCCGCCCAGTACGGCTTCTACCAGCAGCTGCTCCTCGCGCTCGGGCGTGCGCCCCACCGGCGCGTGAGTGCCATCTACGCGAACGCACGCACGGCGCTGCGCCAGCCCAAACACCTCGAGCAGCTCGTGGACGGCATCGACGCGCTCGACTGGTTCAGCGCGCGAGAGGACGGCCTGGGCAACCTCTACGAGGGCCTGCTCGAGAAGAACGCGACCGACATCAAGAGCGGCGCGGGCCAGTACTTCACCCCCCGCGCCCTCATCAACACGATGGTGGCGCTCGTCCAGCCCCGGCCCGGAGAGCGCATCCAGGACCCCGCGGCCGGAACAGGCGGCTTCCTCGTCGCGGCGCACGAGCACATCAAAGCCAGGACGCGGGACCTGCGTGACCTCGGGGAGAAGGAGGCAACCTGGCAGCGGGAGCAGGCGTACACCGGCGTGGAGCTGGTGCCCGAAACCCAGCGGCTCGCGCTGATGAACTGCCTGCTGCACGGCCTCGAGGGACCCCGCGGCGGGGAGGGCGCCATCCAGCTCGGGGACTCGCTGTCGGGCCTGGGCGCGAGCCTGCCCCGGGCCCACGTCATCCTCACCAACCCGCCATTCGGAACGAAGAAGGGCGGCGGGCGGCCCACCCGGGAGGACCTGACGCACTCCACGAGCAACAAGCAGCTCGTCTTCCTGCAGCACATCTACCGGGGCCTCGCACCCGGGGGCCGCGCGGCGGTCGTGCTGCCCGACAATGTCCTCTTCGAGGACGGCGTGGGGCAGAAGGTGCGCACCGAGCTGATGGACCTGTGCGACCTGCACACCCTCCTGCGGCTGCCCACCGGCATCTTCTACGCCCAGGGCGTGAAGACGAACGTCCTCTTCTTCACCCGGGGCGAGCAGGACACGGGCAACACGAAGGCGGTGTGGGTCTACGACCTGCGCGCGAACATGCCGAACTTCGGCAAGCGCACGCCCTTCTCGTCCGAGACGCTGAAGCCCTTCGTGGCCGCCTACGGCACGGACCCGCACGGCAAGAGCCCTCGCGAGGACGAGGGGGAGTCCGGACGCTTCCGCGAGTTCACGCGCGAGGAGCTCTCGAAGCGCCACGACAACCTCGACATCGCGTGGCTCAAGGACCACGGCCAGCATGACCCCGAGGCGCTGCCCGACCCCGAGGCGCTCTCCGCGGAGATCGAGGCCGAGCTCCAGAGCGCACTGAGGGAAATCCAGGCGCTCACCCGGCTCCTCACGGAGGCACCGGTGGAGGACGACGAGGAGGCGGCATGA
- a CDS encoding crotonase/enoyl-CoA hydratase family protein: MTPADPRITLELRGPLALLGINRPDKRNAFDVTMLRALGAAMTEADRHPDVRCMVVLAEGEHFSAGLDLASVGPALSSGERLFPEGLIDPWAIQGEVRTKPLIVAVQGLCFTLGIELILAADIAVAAESTRFAQIEIKRGIFPFGGATLRFPQVAGWGNAMRWLLTGDEFDAKEAYRIGLVQEVVEHGRQRERALALAETVAKQAPLGVRATLASARQTQAEGPEAARRALLPKLLELAASEDAREGVQSFIERREARFTGR; encoded by the coding sequence ATGACCCCTGCTGATCCCCGCATCACCCTCGAGTTGCGTGGACCGCTCGCGCTGCTCGGCATCAACCGCCCCGACAAGCGCAATGCCTTCGACGTCACGATGCTCCGGGCCCTCGGCGCGGCGATGACCGAGGCGGACCGGCATCCCGACGTGCGCTGCATGGTCGTCCTCGCGGAGGGCGAGCACTTCTCCGCGGGGCTGGACCTGGCCAGCGTGGGGCCCGCCCTCTCCAGCGGCGAGCGGCTCTTCCCCGAGGGCCTCATCGACCCGTGGGCCATCCAGGGAGAGGTGCGGACCAAGCCGCTCATCGTCGCGGTGCAGGGCCTGTGCTTCACGCTCGGCATCGAGCTCATCCTCGCGGCGGACATCGCCGTGGCCGCCGAGAGCACGCGCTTCGCGCAGATTGAAATCAAGCGCGGCATCTTCCCGTTCGGCGGCGCCACGCTGCGCTTCCCGCAGGTGGCCGGCTGGGGCAACGCCATGCGCTGGCTGCTCACGGGTGACGAGTTCGACGCGAAGGAGGCCTACCGCATCGGGCTCGTCCAGGAGGTGGTCGAGCACGGCCGGCAGCGCGAGCGGGCCCTGGCGCTCGCGGAGACGGTGGCGAAGCAGGCCCCGCTGGGCGTGAGGGCCACGCTCGCCTCGGCGCGGCAGACGCAGGCCGAGGGGCCCGAGGCCGCCCGGCGTGCCCTGCTGCCGAAGCTGCTCGAACTGGCCGCCAGCGAGGATGCACGCGAGGGTGTCCAATCCTTCATCGAGCGCCGCGAGGCCCGCTTCACGGGCCGCTGA
- a CDS encoding MmcQ/YjbR family DNA-binding protein — protein sequence MSDAHLERLRPLCLAFPEARETTTYGNPTFQAGTKSFAVLDSYKGTRCLAFKVTPEEQDLLCQQERFFVAPYTGKSGWTCLRLDGKKVDWKEVRQLLERSYRLVALKRMLAALDGAPPAPTRRRVAR from the coding sequence ATGTCCGACGCGCACCTCGAACGACTCCGCCCCCTGTGTCTCGCCTTCCCCGAGGCCCGCGAGACGACCACCTACGGGAATCCCACCTTCCAGGCGGGAACGAAAAGCTTCGCCGTGCTCGATTCCTACAAGGGCACCCGCTGCCTGGCCTTCAAGGTGACCCCCGAGGAGCAGGACCTGCTCTGCCAGCAGGAGCGCTTCTTCGTCGCGCCCTACACGGGAAAGAGCGGCTGGACGTGCCTGCGGCTCGACGGAAAGAAGGTGGACTGGAAGGAGGTGCGCCAGCTCCTTGAGCGCAGCTACCGGCTCGTCGCCCTCAAGCGCATGCTCGCCGCGTTGGATGGAGCACCCCCGGCCCCCACCCGGCGGCGTGTCGCGCGTTGA
- a CDS encoding arylamine N-acetyltransferase family protein: MDIGEYLRRLGYEGPREPTLETLRALHLRHLESVPFENLDIHSQRPIVLDEAAFFDKVVRRHRGGFCYELNGLFASLLRALGFQVTYLSGRVSPDGVHPSGPEFDHLVLEVSLDGASWLVDVGFGEGFSEPPPLAPGAWDSGGQRFHLERLGEDWSLSLEMPGGARRLLYVFSRVPRRLEEFSEMCRYHQTSPDSFFLKSRLCSRKTPTGRVTVSGQRLIVTEQGRRVEQPLATAEDIERALLEHFGIPRGALGVAVAP, translated from the coding sequence ATGGACATCGGCGAGTACCTGCGGAGACTGGGATACGAAGGGCCTCGGGAGCCCACGCTGGAGACGCTGCGTGCGCTGCATCTGCGGCACCTCGAGTCCGTTCCGTTCGAGAACCTCGATATCCACAGCCAGCGCCCCATCGTTCTCGACGAGGCGGCCTTCTTCGACAAGGTCGTCCGGCGCCACCGCGGTGGGTTCTGCTACGAGCTGAACGGCCTGTTCGCCTCACTCCTGCGCGCACTGGGTTTCCAGGTGACGTACCTGTCCGGGCGGGTGTCCCCGGATGGCGTCCATCCTTCCGGCCCCGAGTTCGATCACCTCGTGCTGGAGGTCTCCCTGGACGGCGCCTCCTGGCTCGTGGACGTGGGCTTTGGTGAGGGCTTCTCCGAGCCGCCACCGCTCGCCCCGGGGGCGTGGGATTCGGGAGGACAGCGCTTCCACCTGGAACGGCTCGGGGAGGACTGGTCGCTCTCCCTGGAGATGCCAGGCGGGGCGCGGCGGCTCCTCTATGTGTTCTCGCGCGTGCCGAGGCGCTTGGAGGAGTTCTCGGAGATGTGCCGGTACCACCAGACCTCGCCCGACTCGTTCTTCCTCAAGAGCAGGCTCTGCTCCCGCAAGACGCCCACGGGGCGGGTGACCGTGAGTGGCCAGCGGCTCATCGTCACGGAGCAGGGCCGGCGCGTGGAGCAGCCGCTCGCAACGGCGGAGGACATCGAGCGGGCCCTGCTGGAGCACTTCGGCATCCCTCGCGGAGCCCTCGGCGTGGCCGTGGCTCCGTGA
- a CDS encoding aminotransferase class V-fold PLP-dependent enzyme, translating to MDASPFRSHWSLDPEVTFLNHGSFGACPTRVLEEQSRLRARMEAEPVRFLHREIEPLADAARAALGDFLDVNPDDLAFVNNATTGVNTVLRSLRFSPGDELLTTDHEYNASRNALDFAASQWGVKVVVAKLPWPVPSPQAVVDTVLAHVTLNTKLLLIDHISSQTALVMPVASLIRALRERGIETLVDGAHGPGQVPLSLHQLGAGYYTGNCHKWLCAPKGAAFLYVRRDLQPGIRPLVISHGYNSRRTDRSRFRLEFDWLGTNDPTPFLSIPKALEVMGGMLPGGWPEVMASNRAKALAARTFLCQRLKVAPRCPEDMVGSMATVPLPDGFPAEPSVLGLDPLQDRLLSEYRIEVPIVPWPRAPHRHVRISAQLYNSHAEYQRLAEALEALVR from the coding sequence ATGGACGCCTCCCCCTTCCGCTCCCACTGGTCGCTCGATCCCGAGGTGACCTTCCTCAACCACGGCTCCTTCGGCGCCTGCCCCACGCGCGTGCTGGAGGAGCAGTCCCGGCTGCGCGCCCGCATGGAGGCCGAGCCCGTCCGTTTCCTCCACCGGGAAATCGAGCCGCTGGCTGACGCGGCCCGCGCCGCGCTCGGCGACTTCCTGGACGTCAACCCGGACGACCTCGCCTTCGTCAACAACGCCACCACGGGCGTCAACACCGTGCTGCGCTCGCTGCGCTTCTCCCCCGGTGACGAGCTGCTCACCACCGACCACGAGTACAACGCCTCCCGCAACGCGCTCGACTTCGCGGCCAGCCAGTGGGGCGTGAAAGTGGTGGTGGCGAAGCTGCCCTGGCCCGTGCCCTCGCCCCAGGCCGTGGTGGACACGGTGCTCGCCCACGTCACCCTCAACACCAAGCTGCTGCTCATCGACCACATCTCCAGCCAGACGGCGCTGGTGATGCCGGTGGCCAGCCTCATCCGCGCCCTGCGCGAGCGGGGCATCGAGACGCTCGTGGACGGCGCCCACGGGCCCGGGCAGGTCCCCTTGTCCCTGCACCAGCTCGGCGCCGGGTACTACACCGGCAACTGCCACAAGTGGCTGTGCGCTCCCAAGGGCGCCGCCTTCCTCTACGTGCGCAGGGACCTGCAGCCCGGCATCCGCCCCCTCGTCATCAGCCATGGGTACAACTCGCGGCGCACGGACCGCTCACGCTTCCGCCTGGAGTTCGACTGGCTCGGGACCAACGATCCCACCCCCTTCCTCAGCATCCCCAAGGCGCTGGAGGTCATGGGCGGCATGCTCCCCGGCGGCTGGCCCGAGGTGATGGCCAGCAACCGCGCCAAGGCGCTGGCGGCGCGGACCTTCCTGTGCCAGCGCCTCAAGGTGGCGCCCCGCTGCCCCGAGGACATGGTGGGCTCCATGGCCACCGTGCCCCTCCCGGACGGCTTCCCGGCGGAGCCCTCGGTGCTGGGGTTGGACCCGCTCCAGGACCGGCTCCTCTCCGAGTACCGCATCGAGGTGCCCATCGTCCCCTGGCCCCGGGCGCCCCACCGCCACGTCCGCATCTCCGCCCAGCTCTACAACTCGCACGCGGAGTACCAGCGGCTCGCCGAAGCTTTGGAGGCGCTGGTGCGCTGA
- a CDS encoding spinster family MFS transporter, translating to MSSTTAVAPSTTPAVSSARTSYYALLILSLINLVNYLDRYIVTVALPYIKQDFQLTNTQAGYLGSFFMLVFMLASPVSGFLGDRLPRRYLVAAGVLLWSLATGASGLATTFFALMVARACVGIGEAGYGAVAPSIISDLFPRQQRTRVLSFFYIAIPVGAAAGYGLGGWLSEAYSWHMAFFVGGAPGLVLGVMAFFMPEPQRGAMDGPEAQTKLPFLVGLQGLASNKSFWWTTAGYTLMTFSIGGLGYWLPTFLVNERGMSPGTAGFSSGAVTATAGLVGTLAGGWLGDKMDRRMEGGGLRMSGVGLLAAAPLMFLAMKVDSHVPMFAIIFLAQFFIFLNSGPINAAIVNGVPPAFRAFAMGLNVLFIHMLGDAISPTAIGKVADLSSLSFAIELNALPVLLGGLSLLMAGKLFRHVTA from the coding sequence ATGAGCTCGACCACCGCCGTGGCCCCCTCCACCACTCCCGCCGTGTCCTCCGCGCGCACCAGCTACTACGCGCTGCTCATCCTCTCGCTCATCAACCTGGTCAACTACCTCGACCGGTACATCGTCACGGTCGCCCTGCCCTACATCAAGCAGGACTTCCAGCTCACCAACACCCAGGCGGGCTACCTGGGCAGCTTCTTCATGCTGGTGTTCATGCTGGCCTCCCCCGTGAGCGGCTTCCTCGGGGACCGGCTGCCGAGACGCTACCTGGTGGCCGCGGGCGTGCTGCTGTGGAGCCTGGCGACGGGAGCCTCGGGACTGGCCACCACCTTCTTCGCGCTGATGGTGGCCCGGGCCTGCGTGGGCATCGGCGAGGCGGGGTACGGCGCGGTGGCCCCGTCCATCATCTCCGACCTCTTCCCGCGCCAGCAGCGCACGCGGGTGCTGTCCTTCTTCTACATCGCCATCCCCGTGGGAGCGGCGGCGGGCTACGGGCTGGGCGGGTGGCTGAGCGAGGCGTATTCCTGGCACATGGCCTTCTTCGTGGGCGGAGCCCCGGGCCTGGTGCTGGGCGTCATGGCCTTCTTCATGCCCGAGCCCCAGCGCGGGGCCATGGACGGGCCCGAGGCGCAGACGAAGCTGCCCTTCCTCGTGGGCCTCCAGGGACTGGCGAGCAACAAGTCCTTCTGGTGGACCACGGCGGGCTACACGCTGATGACGTTCTCCATCGGCGGGCTCGGGTACTGGCTGCCCACCTTCCTCGTCAACGAGCGGGGGATGTCCCCGGGGACCGCGGGCTTCAGCTCCGGCGCCGTCACCGCCACCGCGGGCCTGGTGGGCACGCTGGCCGGAGGCTGGCTGGGCGACAAGATGGACCGGCGGATGGAGGGCGGAGGCCTGCGCATGTCCGGCGTGGGCCTGCTGGCCGCGGCTCCCCTCATGTTCCTGGCGATGAAAGTGGACTCGCACGTGCCGATGTTCGCCATCATCTTCCTGGCGCAGTTCTTCATCTTCCTCAACAGCGGTCCCATCAACGCGGCCATCGTCAACGGCGTGCCTCCGGCGTTCCGCGCCTTCGCCATGGGGTTGAACGTGCTGTTCATCCACATGCTGGGCGATGCCATCTCGCCCACCGCCATCGGCAAGGTGGCGGACCTGAGCAGCCTGAGCTTCGCCATCGAGCTCAATGCCCTGCCGGTGTTGCTGGGCGGACTCTCGCTGCTGATGGCGGGCAAGTTGTTCCGGCACGTCACGGCCTGA
- a CDS encoding NADH:flavin oxidoreductase/NADH oxidase, protein MGSLLFTPLTLRGVTLKNRIVVSPMCQYSSEDGFANDWHFVHLGTRAVGGAGLIIFEASAVEAIGRISPQDLGIWKDEHVAPLARITRFIHEQGSVAGIQLAHAGRKASTAQPWKGGGPIPPGEKDGWKPVGPSAVAFDAEHTVPEALDEAGLQRVVRAFVEAAERARAAGFRVVELHAAHGYLLHEFLSPLSNQRTDRYGGSFENRIRLTREVVQAVRKRWPEELPLFVRISASDWTEGGWNLDESVALSKLLKQDGADLIDCSSGGAVPGVKIPAGPGYQTHFAERIRKEAGIATGAVGFIRSSFQADHILRTEQADVVILARELLRNPYWPLHAARELHATVAWPPQYERAQD, encoded by the coding sequence ATGGGCAGTCTGCTGTTCACCCCGCTGACGCTGCGCGGGGTCACCCTCAAAAATCGCATCGTCGTCTCGCCCATGTGCCAGTACTCGAGCGAGGACGGCTTCGCGAACGACTGGCACTTCGTCCACCTGGGCACCCGGGCCGTCGGGGGCGCGGGGTTGATCATCTTCGAGGCCAGCGCCGTCGAGGCCATCGGGCGCATCTCGCCGCAGGACCTCGGCATCTGGAAGGACGAGCACGTCGCGCCGCTGGCGCGCATCACGCGCTTCATCCACGAGCAGGGCTCGGTAGCGGGCATCCAGCTGGCGCACGCGGGGCGCAAGGCCTCCACGGCGCAGCCCTGGAAGGGCGGCGGTCCCATTCCTCCGGGTGAGAAGGACGGATGGAAGCCCGTGGGGCCGAGCGCCGTGGCCTTCGACGCGGAACACACGGTGCCGGAGGCGCTCGATGAGGCGGGCCTCCAGCGCGTGGTGCGGGCCTTCGTCGAGGCCGCCGAGCGCGCCAGGGCCGCGGGGTTCCGCGTGGTGGAGCTCCACGCCGCGCACGGCTACCTGCTCCACGAGTTCCTCTCACCCCTGTCCAACCAGCGCACGGACCGGTATGGCGGCTCGTTCGAGAATCGCATCCGGCTCACCCGCGAGGTGGTGCAGGCGGTGCGCAAGCGCTGGCCCGAGGAGCTGCCCCTCTTCGTGCGCATCTCCGCCTCGGATTGGACCGAGGGCGGCTGGAACCTCGACGAGTCGGTGGCGCTCTCGAAGCTGTTGAAGCAGGACGGGGCGGACCTCATCGACTGCTCCTCGGGAGGCGCGGTGCCCGGGGTGAAGATTCCCGCCGGGCCCGGTTACCAGACGCACTTCGCCGAGCGCATCCGCAAGGAGGCCGGCATCGCCACCGGGGCCGTGGGCTTCATCCGCTCCTCCTTCCAGGCCGACCACATCCTGCGCACGGAGCAGGCGGACGTGGTCATCCTCGCCCGGGAGCTGCTGCGCAACCCGTACTGGCCCCTGCACGCGGCGCGCGAGCTCCACGCCACGGTGGCCTGGCCGCCCCAGTACGAGCGCGCGCAGGACTGA
- a CDS encoding restriction endonuclease subunit S, which translates to MNPLPKGWATAHLGDVVEVVRGASPRPKGDPRYFGGPIPWISIGDLGREPARMLSKTVEGLTTAGAQKSRLLPAGTLILSNSATVGLPKILAVDGCIHDGFVAFPNLDRRLFVTEFLYEFFRHIRTRLLDANRRGMTQINLNTAIVRNIEVVIPPLAEQRRIVARLDTLLAHGGAAKASLERVHERLGQLRQSLLAAAFRGDLTADWRARREPDSVWNAASAAVLELPGSRSPQLDKPADDGVEQARWPHRRLPSGWCWVPFELVFSDETSGDKKLKQEDYLEHGAFPVIDQGAAEVGGYSDDSTLVYDGELPVVLFGDHTRCVKLLSRPFIQGAEGVKVLRPSPLVEPGYASFLLRAISIPERSYGRHFKFLKPAWFPLAPRAEQLELVSRLQAAQARENELAARAGRQLDNLALLERSILARAFRGELVPQDPNDPPVSALLERLRAERST; encoded by the coding sequence ATGAACCCGCTTCCCAAGGGCTGGGCGACGGCCCACCTCGGGGACGTCGTCGAGGTGGTTCGCGGGGCCTCGCCGCGCCCCAAGGGCGACCCACGGTATTTCGGCGGTCCCATCCCGTGGATCTCCATCGGGGACCTCGGCCGCGAGCCGGCCCGGATGCTGTCGAAGACGGTGGAAGGGCTGACCACCGCCGGAGCCCAGAAGAGCCGACTGCTCCCCGCGGGCACCCTCATCCTGTCGAACAGCGCCACGGTCGGACTCCCGAAGATCCTCGCGGTGGACGGCTGCATCCATGACGGCTTCGTGGCCTTCCCGAACCTCGACCGGCGCTTGTTCGTGACGGAGTTCCTCTACGAGTTCTTCCGCCATATCCGCACCCGGCTGCTCGACGCGAACCGCCGGGGCATGACACAGATCAATCTCAACACCGCCATCGTCCGGAACATCGAAGTCGTCATTCCCCCCCTCGCCGAACAACGGCGCATCGTGGCCCGGCTCGACACGCTCCTCGCCCACGGCGGCGCGGCGAAGGCGTCGCTCGAGCGCGTGCACGAGAGGCTCGGTCAGCTGCGGCAGAGCCTCCTGGCGGCTGCATTCCGGGGAGACCTGACAGCGGACTGGCGTGCGAGGCGTGAGCCGGACTCCGTCTGGAATGCCGCGAGCGCCGCCGTGCTCGAGCTTCCGGGGAGCCGCTCACCCCAGCTCGACAAGCCCGCGGATGATGGCGTCGAGCAAGCCAGGTGGCCGCACCGGCGGCTCCCGAGTGGCTGGTGTTGGGTGCCCTTCGAGCTCGTGTTCTCGGACGAGACGAGCGGCGACAAGAAGCTCAAGCAGGAGGACTACCTCGAGCACGGCGCGTTTCCCGTGATCGACCAGGGCGCGGCCGAGGTGGGTGGCTACTCGGACGATTCGACACTTGTCTACGACGGGGAGCTTCCGGTGGTGCTCTTCGGCGACCACACCCGGTGCGTGAAGCTCCTCTCGCGCCCCTTCATCCAGGGGGCCGAGGGCGTGAAGGTGCTGCGGCCGTCACCCCTCGTCGAGCCGGGTTACGCCTCCTTCCTCCTGCGAGCCATTTCGATTCCGGAACGGAGCTACGGCCGCCACTTCAAGTTCCTGAAACCCGCGTGGTTTCCCCTGGCGCCCAGGGCCGAGCAGCTCGAGCTCGTATCCCGGCTCCAAGCGGCCCAGGCCCGCGAAAACGAGCTCGCGGCTCGAGCCGGGAGACAGCTGGACAACCTCGCCCTGCTCGAACGGTCCATCCTCGCGCGGGCCTTCCGCGGCGAGCTCGTTCCTCAAGACCCGAACGACCCGCCGGTCTCCGCGCTGCTGGAGCGCCTCCGCGCGGAGCGCTCCACGTAA
- a CDS encoding Ppx/GppA phosphatase family protein, producing MPRYATIDVGTNSVLLLVADRLPDGRFQAVQERAEITRLGRGVDKSRRLSPEGMEATLQVLSDFASEARRLGAEAIAVSATSAARDAENGAEFLAGARERAGVTVDIISGELEAQLSFTSAHADFGRESSAPLVVIDIGGGSTEFIYGDAQGRMAFRHSFDVGSVRMTERYVQSDPMSAADRARVESHLRETFSKLPPCPKDAVLVGIAGTVTTLFTVRHAIDPYDAARVQGGTLTLAELEALADQMCRLPLAERQKLPGLQPKRADVIPAGALILLESLRALGLERCRVSDRGLRWGLLAYRFGASPS from the coding sequence ATGCCTCGTTACGCCACCATCGATGTGGGGACCAACTCGGTCCTCCTGCTCGTCGCCGACCGCCTGCCGGATGGCCGCTTCCAGGCCGTCCAGGAGCGCGCGGAGATCACCCGCCTGGGCCGGGGCGTGGACAAGAGCCGCCGCCTCTCGCCCGAGGGCATGGAGGCCACCCTCCAGGTGCTGTCCGACTTCGCCAGCGAGGCCCGCCGTCTGGGCGCGGAGGCCATCGCCGTGTCCGCCACCAGCGCGGCACGTGACGCGGAGAACGGCGCCGAGTTCCTCGCCGGGGCCCGCGAGCGCGCCGGGGTGACGGTGGACATCATCTCCGGCGAGTTGGAGGCGCAGCTGTCCTTCACCTCGGCCCACGCGGACTTCGGCCGCGAGTCCTCGGCCCCGCTGGTGGTCATCGACATCGGCGGCGGCTCCACCGAGTTCATCTACGGGGACGCGCAGGGCCGCATGGCCTTCCGGCACAGCTTCGACGTGGGCTCGGTGCGCATGACCGAGCGCTACGTGCAGTCGGATCCGATGTCCGCCGCGGACCGGGCCCGCGTGGAGTCGCACCTGCGCGAGACATTCTCCAAGCTGCCTCCCTGCCCCAAGGACGCGGTGCTGGTGGGCATCGCCGGCACGGTGACGACGCTCTTCACCGTGCGGCATGCCATCGACCCGTATGACGCCGCGCGCGTCCAGGGCGGCACCCTCACGCTCGCCGAGCTGGAGGCGCTGGCGGACCAGATGTGCCGGCTGCCGCTCGCCGAGCGCCAGAAACTGCCGGGCCTTCAGCCCAAGCGCGCGGATGTGATTCCCGCCGGGGCCCTCATCCTGCTCGAGAGCCTGCGGGCGCTCGGGCTCGAGCGCTGCCGGGTGAGCGACCGGGGCCTGCGTTGGGGCCTGCTCGCGTACCGTTTCGGAGCCTCCCCGTCATGA